In the Desulfitobacterium hafniense DCB-2 genome, TCATATGGCCAATGGTCATCAGTTGGAGGGTTTCATCCACGAGCCAGACATCGGCCATAGCGATTTCGTCAAGGAATTGGAGGTAAGAGCTGTATCCTCCCATGCCGTACATCATGCCGCCCATACCACCCATGCCCATACCGTGCATCATGCCCCCCATACGGTTTGCGCTGTTCATGCCGTTTGTTCCTCCGGCTTCGTTGCCTTGGGTAGCGGCGGCATTGGAGTTGCTGATTAAGGTTGAGAGTGTTCCGGCAATAGAGGTTGCCCGTTTTTCCATGTCAACCTTGTGCAGCTGAACCGTCTGATTCTTGAACAGGGTCATAAACACACTGCCGATAATAAGGGAGAACAAGAGCAGACTCAGGGAAAAATACAGGGTGAGTTTAAGGGCGATTTTATTCTTCATTGGTTTTCTCCCCGAATTTATAGCCTACACCCCAAATGGTCTTAATCTCCCATTGTTCATGGGGGAAGGAATCCAGTTTGGAACGCAAACGTTTAATATGGGAATCCACGGTACGGATATCGCCAAAGTAATCATAGCCCCATACGCTGTTGAGCAGATTATCCCGGGAGAACACTCTGTTGTGATTCGTTGCCAGAGTCCAGAGGATTTCGATCTCTTTCTTGGTTAAGGAGACCGGGCATTGATCAATGGTCACAAGATAGTCATCCAGATTGATCATCAGGTTAGCATAAGACAGGATTTGTTTTTTCTCCTCGTCGTTTTGACTGATTCTGCGCAGAATGGCGCGGATTCTCGCCATCACTTCGCCGGGGGAAAAGGGCTTGACGATATAATCATCCGCCCCGATATCCAGCCCCATGATCCTTTCAAAATCCTCCCCCCGAGCAGTAATCATGATGATGGGGACGTTGGAAGTTTTACGAATTTCCCGGCAGACTTCAAAACCATCAACTTTAGGCATCATTACATCCAATAAGACCAGATCGGGTTGAAGCTGCTGAAAAAGTTCCAGAGCTGCGCAGCCATCCCAGGCTATATGAGGCTGATAGCCTTCTTTTTTCGCATATTCTTCTAAGATCGATGTAATTTGTTTATTATCATCGGCAATCAATAGAGTTAACATAACATTCTCTCCCTAGTATTCTTTAGCCTATTTTACCATAGTATTGCAAAAACTCGTGTGACAAAAATACAATGGTTTTAACTCGGAAAAGACATAGTTCTGTCATACTTTTTGATTACTCTATAAGCAAAGGTTCAGTATTAAAAAAACAGGAGGTATGACTATGAAAAAGTTCAAAAAAGCAATCTTGATTGGAGCCATTGTGCTCGGAGTAGGGGCATCTTCCTCAACGGTCCTGGCTGCCTCTGCCTATAACAACCCTGTGGAGGCTTTAGCCGGAATCACTGGAAAAACAGTGGAAAGTGTCCTGACTGAACAATATGAAACAGGCAAAAGCTTAGGCGTCATGGCCAATGAGGCCGGAAAACTGGATGAATTCCAAAAAGAGCTTCTGGAAATGAGAAAAGATGCTTTGGCGCAAAGAGTTGAATCCGGGAATTTGACGCAGCAGCAAGCCGATCAGATGATCACAGCCATGGAAGAGAATCAGGCTTATTGCTATGGGGATGGCTATGGCCGGGGACGGGGAATGATGGGAGCCGGCAATGGCGGTATGCTTGGCCGTGGTCAAGGCGGCTGCGGCGGCTTTGGCTACAATCAAGCCCGCTAGTCATTTCGGGAAGGCACATTATACAGGCAGGCTGTAAGGGCATAGGTCCTTACAGCCTGCTTTAATTTAATGTAACATTTGCCGAGCCCAGGAGCGGATCAGATATCTTCAATCTGCCAATCAATAGGTTCTTTACCCTGGGACACTAAAAAATTATTGGCTTTGGAGAAAGGCTTGCTGCCAAAAAATCCGGCATGGGCGGAAAGTGGGCTGGGATGTACAGATTTTATGATGAAATGCTGAGAGCCGATGATACTTTGTTTAGCCTGGGCATTTTTCCCCCAAAGGATAAACACCACAGGGTCCTGGCGCTGACTCAGGGCCGCGATCACTTTATCTGTAAATTGATGCCAGCCGATCTGAGCATGGGAGTTGGCTTGACCGGCGCGAACCGTCAGAGAGGTGTTCAGGAGCAAAACACCCTGCTCTGCCCATTTCTTGAGGTAGCCATGGTTGGGGATTCGGCAGCCCAGGTCACTCTGCAATTCTTTAAAGATATTCTGTAAAGAAGGTGGAGCAGGTACACCGGGTTTGACAGAAAAGCTCAGGCCATGGGCTTGGTTCGGGCCATGGTAGGGGTCTTGCCCAAGAATGACCACTTTGACATCTTGATAAGAAGTAAAATGTAGTGCGTTAAAAATATCATACATATCAGGATAGATGGTTCGTGTCCGGTATTCTTGTATTAAATGCTTTCTCAGTTGTTGATAATATTCCTGTTCAAACTCATCCTTTAATAATTCATGCCAATCATTTTTTAATATTTGCATCTTTATCACCCTTGTTTATTATACCATAGCCTAGGATACGATTGTTTTATGGTTTTTTGTTAAATTTGTTCGAAAAGCTAATTGAGTATAGTCTGAAAATAGTGTATAAATAACCAGTAGCGTTGCATAAAGCTAACAACAAAAATGTCAAAGCTCAAATTTAGCTAAATTTAAGCAAATAGACCCGAAATCAGCGTATATTCCTGATTATCACTGTAAATACACATAAAAAATCCTTATAATAAGAGATAGGGTAGTCCTTGCCCAAATCTCAAATTATAAGGAGATTTAAAATGCAGGACAAGGATACTACGCATTCCACATTTATGCAAGCCTTTCAGCCGCTTTTTTCAAAAGATTTATGGAAAGATATCCATCAGCAGGTCCCAGACCTCGATCGCAGGACCCAAAAACTAAAGACAAATCAACTCACTCTCCTCATTAGTAACGCACAACTTCAAGAATACAGAGCTTTACGAAAGATCAGTACGAGCGTTCTAAGTGACAATCTTGGTCAAGCCATCGGTTTAAAGAGCATTAGTCACAGTCAGATTTCTCGAAGGTTAAAGACTTTGCCTACTAAGGTTTCGGAAATGCTCTTTAGGCGCACTTTACACAAAGTAGCTCAAAAGCAAGGGTATGGGAAGATTCGGCAGCAACTCGGTAAATTGTACATGATTGACGCATCGACTATCAGCCTATGCCTTTCCCGTTATCCCTGGGCCGTGTTCAGAAAGAGCAAAGCCGGTGTAAAAATACATCTACGCTTAAGCTTTGATGGAATAGCTCTACCCGATGAAGTGGTCATTACCCCAGCCAAAATAGCCGATCGCAAGAAGCTGGATGAACTTATTGTTGAAGATAAGGATGCCCTCAATATTTTTGATCGAGGTTATGTGGACTACGAGCTATTTGATGATTACTGCGAAAAAGGGATACGCTTTGTTACTCGTCTCAAAAACAACGCAATCATGGAGTTTACAGGCGTTGAGCGTCCCGTAGAAGAAGATGGGATTATCGAGGAAGACGTGGATATCATCCTAGGAACAGGTTCCCGAAAAATGAAGCATACCCTCCGGGAAGTGACCATAGATGATACCATCAACGAACCCTTTACGATCTTGACCAATGATTTTGAACTAAGTGCCGAAGAACTGGGTGAGATCTATCGTTATCGCTGGCAGATTGAATTGTTCTTTAAATGGCTCAAGCAGCACGCTCAAATTAAACACTTTTACGGTACAAGCGAAACCGCAGTAACCAACCAAATTCTATTAGCACTGATGACTTATTGTTCTTTAATGCTGCTTAAACTTGAAGTGGAATATCCAAGAGACTTGCTCACCTTGCAAAGACTACTGATTACCTGTCTCTTTGAGAGCTATGAGGAGTTTTTAGAAAAACTCCGACGACGAAGAAGGAAAGCTGCCAAAAGGATTAACCATGAAAAGATCTACCAAATGACAGAGCATTACATCATCACTGAGGAAGACACAGGATGGTTAAATGACTTGATATATGACCCTGTGATTCTGTGAGATAATATGTGTAAAAATGTGGAAAAGGGCTATCTGTTGCCTGGTCTTTCTTTGGACTGAGGGGAGTAAACTCGGATGGTTGTATACACCAATTATGATAAATAATTGAAGGAGACCTGAGGCGAATTTTCCCTTGACAGTAACCATCTTAATTTAATGCAACGCTACTGATAAATAACTAAGAGGAGGCATGCGGATGGGAATTATTAGCACTCATAACTTAATGAAAAAGCTCCTTATCATCCTGATTGCCTTGATAATTTTATTTATTGGGCAAAAGCCATTATTAATTCAAGCACAAACGAACCAGCGGGTCTTATTCATTAGTTCCTACTCGGAAAGCTTTGCAACCGTACCGGAGCAAATCGCCGGGATTCACCAGGCTTTGGATCCGCATAATATTCTGCTGGATATCGAATACATGGATACCAAACGGTTTGATACTCAGGAAAATATCGATAATTTCTTTACTGCTCTGCGCTACAAACTGGATAACCTTCAACCTTATGATGCTATCATTGTAGGGGATGATCGAGCTCTTGATTTTGCTATGGCCTATCAGAAGGAGCTTTTTGACGAGCTCCCTATTGTTTTTTTAGGTATTAATGATGTGAACCGGGCGGAAGAGGCAGCCTGCAATCCTTACATGACCGGTATTGTGGAAAGTGTCCCCATTAAGGAGAACATAGAGCTGGCTCTGAAATTCAATTCCAATGTCCAGCGGGTTGTCGGCCTGGTGGAAGGCAGCATCACCGGCAGGGGAGAGAAGGATCAATTTTATGGAGCGGTAGGGTTTTATCCCAGTCTGCGTTTTGAAGATATTAGTATTTCTGAACATACCACTGAGGAAATGGCCGATATCCTGCAGGAGATCCAGGATGATACTATTATCTTATTTTTAGGCAGTATGTATAAAGACCAGGCAGGGCTTGATCTTACCATTGATGAAGCGGCAGCCTTTATCAGTGCCAATACCCAGGTTCCGGTGTATCGGGCGACCAGCGGCGGGGTGGGTCAAGGGTTTTTGGGAGGGGTTCAGGTATCCTACCGGGAGACCGGGAAGAGAGCCGGAGGAATGGTTTTTCAGCTGCTGCAGGGAACTCCTGTCCAGGACCTGCCCATGATGAACGAGAGCCCTTATTATACGATCTTTGATTATCAAATGGTCCAGCATTTTGATATTCCGGAAAGTCTGCTCCCTCATGACGCCCTTTTGCTCAATAAAAAGAGCAGCTATTTTGAACAGAACATGAAGCTGCTTTTGGGTGTATTTGCAGCTTTGTTTATTATGTTAATCATCAGCACCTTGATGGGGATGGATAGTCTTAAACACCGTACCATGCAGCGGAAATTAAGGGAGAGCAATGAAGAACTCTCAGCCACTTATGAAGAATTGGCAGCTACTGAAGAAGAACTTCGCCATCAATACCGGCTTATTGAAGAGAACGTCCGGAGAATTGAACTTCTCAATCAAAAATATGAGCATGCTATTAACAGTACCAATAGCGTCGTCTGGGAGCTTAATCTGAGCAATCGGAGCATCTATTTCTCCCGGAACTTTGAAAACTGGCTTTCCCGTCCATTTCCGTGGCATGAGCCGGTTGATCAGCTTATGGACAAATACCTTAATGAAAAGATTGTCCAATTGCTTAATGAAGAAATTGCCGCTTATTTGAACGGGGAAAAGAGTGAGATCAAGGTTGAGTTTCCGGTGAAGTCCAGTGCCAAGCCATCCCGGTGGATCAAAGCACAGGGGAAAGCCATCCGGGGAAGCAGCGAAGAAGAGATCTTTCTTTACGGAATTATGACGGATGTGACGGACCAGAAGCTGCAAGAGGAGTATATTGATCACCTTGCTCATTATGATTATTTAACCAATCTGCCTAACCGCATCTCCTTTATGGAAAAACTTCAGGAAGAGATTGAAAAAGCACTGCCTTTATATATTCTCTTGATGGATATTGATAATTTCAAGGAAATTAATGATACCCTGGGCCATGTTTGGGGAGATAAGGTCCTGAAAGCAGTGGCTCAAAAGCTGTTGGATCATGCCTGCCCCAATATGTTCATCTCCCGGTTCGGCGGCGATGAATTTCTTATCCTGATGACGGATCGGGATAGCTGTGATATAGAGGAATGCATCAAACAGATTCGGATCATGTTCTCCCAGCCCATTTCCATTGAACGCAATGAGTTTACCCTTAAGTTCAGCATGGGGATCACCCGTTATCCCGAGGACAGTACAGATATCGACCAGTTGATTATGAATGCGGATACTGCTTTATATCAAGTCAAGCGCAGCGGCAAAAACCATCACCTTCTCTACAATAAAGAGATGCAGCAGGAACTCCGCAATAAGGCGGTTACGGAAGGAATTATTCGGAAAGCGGTACAGGAAGACGGATTCTATCTGGTTTATCAGCCCCAAGTCAACGTAAAAACAGGCGAAATAGAGAGCTTTGAGGCTTTGGTGCGCCTGAAGCATCACCCTATTTCTCCTGATGTGTTTATTCGTATTGCCGAGGAATCGGATCTAATCTATCAAATCGGCAGAGTTGTGACCAAAGAGGCCATTCGTCAGGCAGCAGCCTGGCGGGACAAAGGATATCCCCGTAAGTCTATTTCCATCAATTTTTCCAGCAAGCAGATCCGGGACAGGGATTATTTGCAATTCCTCGTGGATACCTTGGCGGAGTATGAGATGGATCCTCAGTGTTTAGAAATTGAAATTACGGAGAGTATTTTACTGGAAGAAACTCATCTTACCCTGGAGCTGCTGGAAAAGATCAAGGAATTAGGCATAAAAATAGCCTTGGACGACTTTGGCACAGGGTTCTCCTCACTTAACTACCTGACCTATATACCGGTGGATAAAGTGAAATTGGATAAGTCTCTCTGTGATAAGTTTTTAAGCCCTGACAATATCAAGGTCATCGAGAGCATCATTTCCCTGGCCCACAGCCTTAACCTGGTGATCACTGCTGAAGGGATTGAAGAGCAATGGCAGTATGAGCAATTAAAGTTAAGCGGCTGTAACAGCATCCAAGGGTATTTGTTCAGCAAACCATTAGTAGCGGAAGAAGCAGAAAAAATCTATGAGAAAAACTTTCTGGATTCGTTTTAAGCCATAATTCCGCATACTCACTCCTTTTCCGGCTATACTAGCGAAAAGGAGTGTGACCTGCATGAATGGAAATGCCGAGCTGTTAAATTTCGTCTATCAGAACTCCCAGATGGGTGTGGCAACCCTTAATCAGTTGATTGAAATTGTGGAAGATGGTGAGTTTAAGAACCATCTGAAATCTCAATATAAGGAATATCAGGAAATCCATAGGGCAGCCGAAGCGATGCTGAATGAGAAGGGCTTTGATGAAAAGGGTATCGGCACCTTGGAGAAAATACGTACCTACCTGATGATCAGCTATGAGACCCTAACGGATAAAAGCCCCTCACATATGGCTGAAATGCTGGTTATCGGCAGCACTATGGGCGTAATCAATGCCATAAAGAAGATCAAAAACTATCAGGGAGCTGAACCCCATATCCTCAAGCTTATGGAACGGCTCTTGCGC is a window encoding:
- a CDS encoding response regulator transcription factor, whose product is MLTLLIADDNKQITSILEEYAKKEGYQPHIAWDGCAALELFQQLQPDLVLLDVMMPKVDGFEVCREIRKTSNVPIIMITARGEDFERIMGLDIGADDYIVKPFSPGEVMARIRAILRRISQNDEEKKQILSYANLMINLDDYLVTIDQCPVSLTKKEIEILWTLATNHNRVFSRDNLLNSVWGYDYFGDIRTVDSHIKRLRSKLDSFPHEQWEIKTIWGVGYKFGEKTNEE
- a CDS encoding DUF2680 domain-containing protein, with the translated sequence MTMKKFKKAILIGAIVLGVGASSSTVLAASAYNNPVEALAGITGKTVESVLTEQYETGKSLGVMANEAGKLDEFQKELLEMRKDALAQRVESGNLTQQQADQMITAMEENQAYCYGDGYGRGRGMMGAGNGGMLGRGQGGCGGFGYNQAR
- a CDS encoding uracil-DNA glycosylase, coding for MQILKNDWHELLKDEFEQEYYQQLRKHLIQEYRTRTIYPDMYDIFNALHFTSYQDVKVVILGQDPYHGPNQAHGLSFSVKPGVPAPPSLQNIFKELQSDLGCRIPNHGYLKKWAEQGVLLLNTSLTVRAGQANSHAQIGWHQFTDKVIAALSQRQDPVVFILWGKNAQAKQSIIGSQHFIIKSVHPSPLSAHAGFFGSKPFSKANNFLVSQGKEPIDWQIEDI
- a CDS encoding IS4-like element ISDha2 family transposase, which gives rise to MQDKDTTHSTFMQAFQPLFSKDLWKDIHQQVPDLDRRTQKLKTNQLTLLISNAQLQEYRALRKISTSVLSDNLGQAIGLKSISHSQISRRLKTLPTKVSEMLFRRTLHKVAQKQGYGKIRQQLGKLYMIDASTISLCLSRYPWAVFRKSKAGVKIHLRLSFDGIALPDEVVITPAKIADRKKLDELIVEDKDALNIFDRGYVDYELFDDYCEKGIRFVTRLKNNAIMEFTGVERPVEEDGIIEEDVDIILGTGSRKMKHTLREVTIDDTINEPFTILTNDFELSAEELGEIYRYRWQIELFFKWLKQHAQIKHFYGTSETAVTNQILLALMTYCSLMLLKLEVEYPRDLLTLQRLLITCLFESYEEFLEKLRRRRRKAAKRINHEKIYQMTEHYIITEEDTGWLNDLIYDPVIL
- a CDS encoding ABC transporter substrate binding protein, which codes for MRMGIISTHNLMKKLLIILIALIILFIGQKPLLIQAQTNQRVLFISSYSESFATVPEQIAGIHQALDPHNILLDIEYMDTKRFDTQENIDNFFTALRYKLDNLQPYDAIIVGDDRALDFAMAYQKELFDELPIVFLGINDVNRAEEAACNPYMTGIVESVPIKENIELALKFNSNVQRVVGLVEGSITGRGEKDQFYGAVGFYPSLRFEDISISEHTTEEMADILQEIQDDTIILFLGSMYKDQAGLDLTIDEAAAFISANTQVPVYRATSGGVGQGFLGGVQVSYRETGKRAGGMVFQLLQGTPVQDLPMMNESPYYTIFDYQMVQHFDIPESLLPHDALLLNKKSSYFEQNMKLLLGVFAALFIMLIISTLMGMDSLKHRTMQRKLRESNEELSATYEELAATEEELRHQYRLIEENVRRIELLNQKYEHAINSTNSVVWELNLSNRSIYFSRNFENWLSRPFPWHEPVDQLMDKYLNEKIVQLLNEEIAAYLNGEKSEIKVEFPVKSSAKPSRWIKAQGKAIRGSSEEEIFLYGIMTDVTDQKLQEEYIDHLAHYDYLTNLPNRISFMEKLQEEIEKALPLYILLMDIDNFKEINDTLGHVWGDKVLKAVAQKLLDHACPNMFISRFGGDEFLILMTDRDSCDIEECIKQIRIMFSQPISIERNEFTLKFSMGITRYPEDSTDIDQLIMNADTALYQVKRSGKNHHLLYNKEMQQELRNKAVTEGIIRKAVQEDGFYLVYQPQVNVKTGEIESFEALVRLKHHPISPDVFIRIAEESDLIYQIGRVVTKEAIRQAAAWRDKGYPRKSISINFSSKQIRDRDYLQFLVDTLAEYEMDPQCLEIEITESILLEETHLTLELLEKIKELGIKIALDDFGTGFSSLNYLTYIPVDKVKLDKSLCDKFLSPDNIKVIESIISLAHSLNLVITAEGIEEQWQYEQLKLSGCNSIQGYLFSKPLVAEEAEKIYEKNFLDSF